CCTTTGTTCTGAGGCTGAATCTATAAGAAGGTGTCCTTGATgaaaaggttttacaaaatTCTTGCCTGAGGTCCTCAAAGCCCAGTAATTTCTCTTTCCTATGACCCAGCTGCAACTGAAGTTAAACAATCCTCACAAATCTTATTCGTTTCACTGATTTGAGAAGTAAAATACTATCTaaattcatctttattttcctgtaaGGTTGCCTCTTTCTAATTAACCCTTCCAGGTGTTTTATCTTCGATCAGTAAGACAACAAATCATCCTGATTTTGACGGtttattggaaaaataaaagacaaacgcATGTAGGAGTTTTATCTTACTTGATTGTGGATGCTGCTGTTCTGTAAGAGatctttataataaaaaatatctaataTCGATGTCAatcttgtcagaattaaactcatttctccaaattgagttGAGTCAAAGAGccgtctacagcaggtaagatgttcacAACCTTTCTACAGGACTCCACTTTAAAGGACCATTAATAAAATATGGAAATAAAACCATGACGCACAACAGGTCcccaaaaaaagccaaactcaCGCGCTGCACCTGCGCAGCTCCTCTCCATTCAGCCGGGTTATTTAAAGCCACTGAGGAGGGGGGATGAAGGCACACAACCTGACCGAGCATCCTCCAGCAGAGACATGAAGACATTCAGCGGCAGGAAGCAGAGTCTGATCGAGGACGCGCGCAGGGAGCGCGGCAGCACCTCCTCGGGCTCCCCGGGGCCCTCCAAGCTCGGAGACGGCTTCGTGTTCGAGGACAAGGACGGCAGGGTCACCATGAACGTCCTGTTCACGCTCAGCAACGAGAAGAACTCCGGGTTCTTTCAGACGGGGAAAATATTTGAGGTAAGGAgtcaaaaacaaccagaatcaCACAggaaaaattttttttttatcttaaaagtaTCATTCTAGTGAAATTAGAGCTCATATTGGGTAACTGCTGTTCAATACTTAATCATTTAAGATTACAGTGTGACAAGTACCAGGTCAAATCTTTtataaacaacacatttataGGATAAATTCATCAAATGCTTCTTATGTAAACCTCTAATAAGAAAATGATCAAAGCAAAGCCACGTCATGGTGCTACAGatccatttaaattaaaattagccATTTAAAAATGTCGGTTTGTAAAATATCTGGGACAGGAATCTAACAGATTGTGTTAAAACTAACAATATTTGTAAGGCTCTAAGAAGAGTGTTTAATTCGTACtgtaaaatttaatgaaacatttgcaaattagtcacattttaattaaactactTCCAAAATATTTGAGGAAAattaatgtttgtgttaaaCAATCAGTGGCATTTTAGAgttgattctttttgttttaggttgaaatatttctaaaacgCATCAGCCGATTTTGTCGcctttgtgttaaaatgttgagaacaataaatctttgatgaatttaaaaacagtcattCTAAACTGCAGGGGCTTTAGGTTTTGCTCTTAAACTGAAATTCCTTCCTTATATTTGGCACGCTGGGAGCGAAAGGCCAATGTTGGATGGGAAAGCTTGAgcagaaacttttcttttcgTCAGACGTTCGAAGCCAAACTGCTTCACATCGAGAGCCGGATGAGGAAGAAGTCCAAAAGCGACCTGCCCGACCTGGAGTTCTTCATGAAGTGTGAGGTCCATCGCTCCGACCTGGACGTGTTCATCAATGCCCTGAGGAGGGTGGTGGGTGATGTTCGCTCTGTGCCAGAGGAAAAAGGCAAGAATCTGATTTCAGCGTCCCCTTTTAATTATCTGACCGGTCTGATCACAAGCAGCACTAATTAACCTCCGTCTGCATCCCAGCTCCCTGGTTTCCTCGACAGATAAAAGACCTGGACAGATGTAACCTGCTAATAACCAAATTTGACCCGGACCTGGACCACGATCATCCGGTGAGTGTCTCCTGctaaaatttatatttactgaaaaagaaaaatgcttattttcaacaaattcaCATGCTTTACAGGGATACAACGATTCAGAATACAGAAAAAGACGAGCCGCCATCTCTGAGCTTGCCTTCAGATACAAACAGTAAGTCCTGCTTCGAATTCATCCGATCCTGGTTTCAAATCTTTCTCCTAATCTGAGTGTTGTGGCTGCAGAGGCGACCCGCTGCCCTCCATAGAGTACACGGCGGAGGAAATCTCCACCTGGTAAGAACGGCCTGCACTGACGCTAAAGTGATGTGGTTAAAAATGGCAGAAGGGGGGGTGACGTTTGGGTGCGACTGTGCTTACAGGAGGCAGGTTTACCAGCAGCTGAGGAGTGTTTATCCTACCCTGGCCTGCAGGCAGTTCCTGGACggcctgcagcagctggaggaggagtgTGGCTACGGAGAGGATCAGATCCCTCAGCTCAGAGACGTCTCTGCCTTCCTGAAAGGTGACAAAACCCTCAGTTTTCCTgctaaaagcagacaaaaagtGGAATTTAAAAAGCTCACTGCATATAAATACTAAAATTACTCACTTGTCAGGCTAACaatgcaaaactttaaaacactaCATTTATTATCATTAAGTGGGAATAAAATCCACAATATTCTTATTTAAGGGGTGCAAACTTACAAAAAACTTgcattttgatttctttttctacTGCAAAAAGAATTAAGATATGTAAGAGTctttctttcacattttaaccaaaaaatagtgaaataattttcttcaatgtaaaaacttcaaacataaaaaaaagataatttaagGAGTTTTCAGTCTTGGAAAAACTAGAagacatacaaaaataaatctatatcAAGTCTTTGTAACAAAGTTAGTTagaaggacccaaatgcaggttGAGAAATccaaaaaaactcaacaattATTTTACCAAATGGACTCCCGTGAAGTTTTAGGCAAAGCAGGTTCAGGTAAACATGGCAGGAGCTAACAGAGGATCTGACGAAGCCTTAGGAGAAACTTATCAGTATTTATAAGCAGCGTGAGGTGATTAgaaagtggagacaggtgagcATAGAGCTAGAAAGCAGAAGCAAGTGATGACATCtagtgggagaaaaaaaagactacatgaaaacccccaaaaaacaacaataaaaacaaaatcagaaaccAGCACAAAAGACCCAAACTGTGACAGTGTTACTCTTATTAACACATTCTGAAAACAATCCAAAGATaccaaaaatctgaatttttgaTCATGGAAGACAGAAAAGCAatactttttacatttacagaGTTATATGTGCTTACAATAACTTGCATTATCTGTTTTAAACTAACCAAAAGGCTTCATTTATCATTAAAACAGGAGTAGTCTGCTCATCAGGGTAAAAGAAATAACATGTAAAGAGGCTGTTGTTGCACCCtctaaaatttagttttaagcatccttttctgaaataattaaaagcagcagagagcaTGCATGCAGAGGTTTAggataacacaaaaataagtcatttttctccagttttcctTTTACCTAATGACATCATTGTGAAACACATATGTACCGGATTCAGTTTAAGTGTATTTATGTCTGTGTTCAGAGAAAACGGGTTTCCAGCTGCGTCCGGTCGCCGGCCTGCTGTCAGCCAGAGACTTCCTCGCCAGTTTGGCCTTCAGGGTGTTCCAGTGCACCCAGTACATCCGACACCCGTCCTCACCCATGCACTCCCCCGAGCCGTGAGTCGTTAATCCCGCACCATTCGCATCCATCCGCGCGGTGATTTTCTCTGACTCGGTTTGATGTGCCCCGACAGAGACTGCTGTCACGAACTGCTCGGCCACATCCCCATGCTGGCAGATAAAGAGTTTGCACAGTTTTCTCAGGTGAAtatacagccttttgtttttgattataaTCTGGTTCATGCCTTTAACACTTTTGTTTGTCACCAGGAGATTGGACTTGCTTCACTTGGAGCTTCAGATGAGGAAATTGAGAAACTTTCAACAGTAAGCATTTAATGAGCTTTCATTGCCACCTAGTGGTcaaagaggagaactgcagcTCATCCATCCTCATAAATAATCCCTCAGACTTTTTGCTGTGTCCCTCTTCTGCAGCTGTACTGGTTCACTGTGGAGTTTGGCCTCTGCAAGCAGAACGGAGAGGTGAAAGCTTACGGCGCCGGACTCCTCTCCTCGTACGGGGAGCTCGTTGTGAGTGGGATCTTTTCGCTCGTGCCTAAATGTTTTCgctgtgtgtgtgctcaggGGGTGCTGACAGGCTCTTCACTTTCCCTCCCCAGTACGCGCTGTCAAACGAGCCAGAGTACAAGCCGTTCGACCCGGAGGAGACGGCGGTGCAACCCTACCAGGACCAGACCTACCAGCCGGTTTACTTTGTGTCCGAAAGCTTTGAGGATGCAAAGATGAAGCTAAGGTATCGGTTCAGTGTCTGATGATGATTCCTGCTGAAATAACTCACACAAATGTAGTTTGATACTAACATTTAGAGCAGTTGggtgtaaatttaaaacaaagaacaggaGGCAGCTGACATGGAGATTTCAGTACTGCAAGTGAGTAAAATTCAAATATCaactttgtaatattttaggCTCAGAAACGTCTACATTTTGATCTATAAAAAACGTGTTAGGAGAACAAAGAGCCAAAGAAATGGTGCCAGTGGCTCAATATGGTCACTGTGGTAACCACacatctgtgtctgtcactccttGACAGCAAACttaagaggcagacagaaacagactaaaaagtaagcctcaaacagtcactgtgagaAAACTTAAAGTTGTATCTTAAAAATTACTGAACTGCAAGGGCAGAAGATTCTGATGATCGTAAATGCAAACAATTATGTTTCTAGAGTGtcttatgtaggagatatgacagtttttaaaaatcattcacttctaattttaaagaaaatattctgagctacaataaaactgaagtctATAGAAGCTTTGGAGTACAATCTGCATTCTGGGGGGATTTAGGAGAAAAATGTACGTTTTGAaacagtgagagacacactggatGAAAGAAGAtataaatgcctacattttgatgtacaaTTTTGTACATGTACTAAAAGATTATGGGAGTAAAAAGACATCATCGCACtccaaaaaatcataaaatttaaactgcgattgtggaaaaaaacgtaaaagatattaaaatgtcagatttaatgTGACCTGTCCAAagtttgaatgatgtttctactgtgaggTGTGTCTCAGCTACAGAGCTTCAAGGAGGGCTGGGCTTTCTCACTCAGTTCATCCAAACCCCACTGTTGTGTGTGGGGaaattttattgcagtttttaccATGTTTCGTCCACGTTGTACGGTGCATGCTTCCAAAGGTCACAAAGCCCGCTATTCAAattgagctaatatttaatatataaattttCAAAGCTGCAGGGCCTGAAAATGGGTAAACACGAACAAAACATAATAAGGCTGCTTCGGTGATTATGCAATAAAgtgatcttatttttttttggtaattaaaGGTATTACACCCTTGTCCTCAAGGGCATCTTTGAGCAGAAAAACCTTTATTTCAgcttgttaaaatgttttacaactcAAGAGCTTTCATCATTTTCCtgcatcctcctcctccgagCTGTTTTCGTTCTTCTCAAATCAGCACTTTGACTTTGTCATGTCAAACTAATtcacttctttattttgttggCCCATAAACGCCCTTTCCTGGCATCGTTCAGATCAAATCTGGCTGCACATTTTATAGCTTTATTACAACACCTTCAAGCGCAGCAATCAGTGCCGAATGCTTACCCAGAAAACCTTTGCGAGGGCTTTAAACCGGCCTCTCTTTCAACAGGAAACATTCGGCGAACATCAAGCGCCCGTTTGACGTGCGCTACGAGCCTTTCACCTGCAGCGTCGAGGTTCTGGACCAGCCGAGCAAGATCCAAAACGCTCTGAGCCAGATGAGGGAGGACCTGAAGACCCTTCACAGCGCTCTGGAGAAGCTCGGCTCGTGTTAGGAGCCGGGCTAAACACTTCTGCAGAGATCAGAGAAACACAATCACAGAAAATCTCAGCGTAGTCATCTTTGGTTTCAATGTATGCTGTggagatgtaaaataaaataaatgcttatTTTCATGAAGATGTGTCCTCAAAAGTTCGGGTTTTCCACTACAAGTGGTTCGGTGAACCACTACAATGCACGACTCGGAGGCCGTTTTCTAGCTTTTAATTCCAAACCAACTGTTTTCATTTGGAAAATTCTTGGAAGCCATTTATCTTCATGTGTTATTAAGCAGAGGGAAGGAGCTAATTATGAATGATTTAAGTATCGTGTTCTCCTTCTGCTGGATAAGGCCAGAGCCAGCAGTGAGGCCCAGAACATTACCAGGACCAGGTCACAGAGACCTCGCAGCCGACCGCAGAGCGGTCCGCGGGGCTGTGCTGCTGACAGATGCTCTTCTGGCTTTATTTCTCCTCCTGCGTGCGAATGGAGAATTTGAACTTgttgggagattttttttttctttttttcctcttcccctCCAGCATTTTGATCTCCACGCAGGCGACAATGCATAGCAGAGCCGCACACGTCAAAGCTTTCCCTCAAGCAGACAAATGGTCTCCATCTGCTGGATTCATAAAGCAACAGCATCATCGAGATGGTGGTTGGCAAGGCTTTCTTTCCCATAATTCCACTGCACAGTAAATCAAGCCTCCCTGGGAAAGCCTGTGtttgcagagagagagagagaaactaaACTCACACTTTTGAAACTGTGCTCTTCAAGCCACAATCCCTCCGTGAAACCAAGTTTTTGGGATGCACAGCAAGTTGAAACCAAAGCAGGTTGCTGCAGCAACCAAACCACCACAACACAAATTCAGCTACACTCATGCGCCTCGCAGATCTCAAAACGGTGCATCCTCCAAGAAAAAGTATCTCACTGATTGATGTCAGGGCAGAAACATCTTAAAGCTGGCTTGGTCGCCTCATCCGAGCTGGAGGCGAGGTCATGGGGTTCACTCTGTCCTCAGGCTTGAACATCCTGGCAAGAGTTCTGAAATTACAGCTTTTGGATAAGGTTTAGtcagctgtttgaaaaaaaaaaacaacagaaaactgtttgACTTTAAGCTGAAAGTTCGGGgtttagaaaacataaatatggtCATTTTTGTCATGAACAGCATCATTTCAAATTAAGAAAATGATCTCCCAAATGTAATTTGTGCTtctgaaacaaatatttgcacAGCTTGATCaggtctgtggaaaggttataaacaattaatatcttacctgttggagacaGCTCTccgaacagcctcagtttgaagaaactgtttaaatctgacagaactgatgagctaacggctagtccgagcaggACCAAGACCGAAGTGGAACGCCGTCGCCTTACAAcagaaaactagaaaaaaacTTCTAAATCTTCACGCTGCTGTCAGTTTCCCATTGCACAACAATCCAAGCAGAACCATTACAGTATTCATGCTGGCCGTGCCCCCAGGATGCACATGAAGTGCTACAGCAAGCTGCCGCTGCTATTTGCAGTTGCAAATAACAGAAGTTTACATAAACAGGAAATTGACAGCAATGAAAACAGTTAGGTGCAAGGACTGaaaatcaatgaaaaataaaagtatcaaTACACAAACATCCGGTACATACAGAGctgggctttttgttttttttttgtactgaatAAACCCAAAATCAGCCTGAATTAGAACGATACCAAGGAAAAAGCTTCTGTAGACATTCTATTTAAATAAGTtgtttctaaatttaaatatagaTTTCAAACACAGCCTCTCATCCTGATTCAGAGGTTTAAAGCTCTGACTCAACATCAGAAAAGATAAATCCCAGAAAGCAAAAATCTTAAATCAGATAAATTTATTGCAGAAGTGAGACCTCCTTGAAATTTCCCAGCATCTGTACAACCCATATTTTTATTGGAGACTGAGTTGATCGGATTTGAGCTCATATGAGTTCTGCACATACATGAGCTGTAATTCCCTAATTCTTCTACAAGTTTGGATGCAtataacttaaaaataaagcttgagATCTGAGCTTTAATCCAGTCTTTGTCATGAagcttctaaataaaaatagacattaTGTGAACAGAAAACTGTGACGCTTTGCATTAACCTCACCCATAAAacatggttttcttttaattaaagtatCAGGTTCTACGTAAGATATATAAAAGTCCCAACATATTGGATAACAGCCGCATCGATAGATTAGATAACCaaacttgtgcattttttttacagtctgagCTTCTCGTTAAGATCAGCACGAATCGTTTCATTCTGGGAAAAATCAGCTTCAAAGAGCCCTAATCTCAGTCTCTGTTTCCCCTCCTCATTACTTTTGTTTGCTCTCCGTTAGTTGAGCCTGGGATTAAAGCTGGCAGGGCTGCAGAAGAATTACCTAAAGGAGGGAGATTAGGAGAAGGTTGGTTTTAAGGTGGCCTGATCTCCCTTTCATCCCATGTTAGTTACCAGCCAACACGAGGCCGCTTCAAAAGCTTCGACACCTGCTGCCAGAACTGAGGTGAGCTCGTCTGATCAGAAGATGAGGCGGAGAAAGGCACTGTGCTGCCGACAGATGGTGCCGTTGAGTCACAGGACTTCAAGATTCACTGGGATTCGTGACTCGTGTGCCAGAGGAACAGTGATTACCTTTAAGGCAGGCCTGAAGAGCAGCTGAGGTCAAGGTAGAGCAGCAGAACATCATGCTTTGGTGGATGGAGGGGATTAGCCAAGAAATATAGAAGGCTGACAACATGTTAGACAACATATTGATCGAACTAATCAGTGGGAACAAGAAGAAATCTGTGctactaaactaaactaacagtACTACAGCCAGAATCTTAAAGACTCACTTTACACCTTTATTATTACACGTAGTTTGGATTTTTAAGCATTCTTTGAAGTTATGagtaatcaatatcttacctgcagtagactaCTAGTCGTTTTCCCCAGCAGcaaagcagatttctgtcatcttaaaacgCCAATCCTAAAAGAAATCAGAGTGATTCATGCAAAGCCTGTTTGATCGACTTTAACATCGCTGTCCCTTCTGCAGAAGGCACTTGTTTACAAAGTCATTCACATAAAAACGTAGTTATTGGTCTTAGGTTTGTTACCGGCAACGGTCCATGTGAAATGGAAACTGAGCAGAGTAATTATACAACGGCGTCTAAAAAGCGACaagtttttgaagttttacGCTGCAGTACTTATaactggaggaaaacaaaaccagaaaccTGGCCAGATTGTTACAGTGATTTCTTTCTAATACAAGACTAAAACCTCTTCAAACTGCATGGAGATGTTTATTAAGTAAAACTGATGTCATGTAGGTTTGCAAACAGTTCATCTATACTCATAACCTGTTAATGACACAGATTTTCAGAGggttgtggtttttatttgtgcctCCGAACATAAACACTTTATAACAATCTGACCTTGGTGGCTTAATACTTAATATATTTCAAAAGATACCAAGATGAGAGTTCACTTTCTGCTGCAACAAATGGCTAAACATGGAAGTGTGGGTTAATTATGAGCTGTAGTGGAGATTAAACTGAGGTGACAGACAAAAGAAGTGGACATTAAATTCAAGGACAACTCAACCAATCAGAAACGTTTACCTGAATCTGACCTGAACAGGGTCAGAATTGATTTTGAGCATGCAGTTTTCCATCAAAATCCATACAAAGTCACAAATCCTctgaaaaatagattttattgaacattCGCTAAAACACAAACggtacatccatccatccatccagcccaCTACATCTCAGTCATCCAAAAGCAGAGTTTCCTGTCGCTGCCCACCGCGCAGAGCGGCAGCGTCCGGTGCCAGCTGAGGCCGGAGCCGACTGCGGACGATCCGATCATCACGGGCTGCAAAGAAACGACACAAGACAGGTGGGTGAGCTGCGAGAAACCGAGGCTCTCTGAGGCTGATCTGGACTGGGAGAAGATCGCACCAACCTGAGGGTGGCCAAGATGGTGGATGAATAACTGACTGCTGATTTTACCGGGACATCCGGTGGTCgcaaaaaggttttcattggCAAGAGACCATCTGAAGAGAACAACATCTTTTAAAGTAGTTtagctgaaaaaaatgtaatattatcATTTAGGGTTtagttaaaatatcaaaactagAAAGTACAACTGctaaattaaacacaataaatgtaggttttttttatttattgccgCTGGTTTTAGAGGCTGAACTGAGACACTTCATCCCTCTCTTCCTCAGGGTGTCTTCAGAGAAtccatgagcaaaaacaaattttgaaaaagACTGAGAACTATTAATAACGGGAACAGATAGTACACTAAAGAGCTCTCACAACAAACcaaattgaaattaaaatttaaaaaacagcgATAATCAGTCATGTAGGTTCCAAAATACAATCCAATTCcaatttcttttccatttttctgttttaattaagtttttagAGGCAAATGTTAAGAACTGCTGCTTTCAAGGACAACATTTAATCGATGTTTAGAAGTTGATTTCACTGGTTGCTTGGCAGGCTGCTTATTTGACATTTGAGCAGGGTTTTTGCAAGTTTCAGTCAGTTAAATTGATCTTTTAAAGACTATTATGAATTATAAGGAACTACAATAAATAAGTTATtgtaaagtttctttaaaagcaaCATTGCCTTTCATTCCAGTTCAACccaaatcattaaaataaaaactacaacaaaccaGTTTCAGAAGCAGAGCGACCTTTTTCTTCCCCCACTAAGAATACTTAATGTTCGTCAAAGTTTATCTGACATCTGAAATCCTCAAACAGAAGtacaacacaaaaagcaaataaatgacaacagatttaaaaaaaaaaaaacaaagttgatgGAGGAAGTGCTCAGACATCTGGTTATTCGCTTTCAAGTGCAGGGAAAGCCGATTTTTCATGTTCTCTTAAAAATTCAAGTAAAAATACTTTTCCCCAAGAAAAAATATGcaatcttttattaaaattctaaaatattggaaaaaaacTGGGTTTCCTTACTTGAATAGCCGTGCTTTGTCTTTGTGGGCTGGCCTTTTCTCTTGAGGGTAACTGCAAACAGTAAAGCACGATTAAGATGTATCCCAGACCAACACaccatcagcatcagcatcccacacacacacaccccttccACCCACCTGGAGCGCGTTATGTCCCAGATGAGCCAGTCGTTGCCCGCCACGCCGCCGACTTTGATCGTATTGGTGAGGCACCAGTCGGCGGACATGAGCGGCCCGCAGTGTCCGCAGTCCAGCGACAGGATGGCCTGCTGGGTGACCAGGTCGTAAAAACGTATCGTGCCCTTCTTCTCCGCCACCATCAGCTGGTGAAGTTGAGCCACGAGATGAAAAAACTCAAAAGTTGCCACACATCCACAGTAATGCAAACAGATTCATTCAATATAAGAGCATAAACTTTGTCAGTTGTCAAATAATGAAAACCTTTTGAGGGATTCTTCTACCTCCTCTGCCTCCTACCTTAAACATTTCCTCTGGATGCCAGCACACGCTGATGCCTGGAGAGCGGAGTCGTAGGACTGCCGTCTCATTTCCTTCCAGGTCCCACAACCTGTCAGCACGAAGTCACACACAGGAAGGAGTAAATTCAACCGCATTAAAAGGCTTCTGCTTCGAAATGCtttgatttcagattttttttttggcgacCACACGCTGGGAGAACTCACTAGAAAATCCTCAACGGTTGCCTCATTATTgtgaagaaaagcaaaacaggaaATCCAATTAGTAACTTTAACAGTTGATTTGAGTTGATACGTTCGCAGACTTTTGGcctgaaatgcaaaaacatgttttgcttcCTCCTAATTAACAGCAAAGGTGGGATTTGGagcaaaatgactaaaaatagCAGCAAATTTCAAACCACTATTAGATGTTTTTATAATGCCTGAAAAGATTTTCCCTCCCAATGGTTCTCATTTGCACCGACACTTTTTGACCTTGACTGGTATAATCCAAAAAAATCCCCTTATTGTCTAATTatcctttaaaagaaactagTTAACTCCTTTTTGCAGCTCAATGTGAGACATATCTGGTTTTAAGTGTGCACAACGGGGCATTGATGGATCACATTCTGGTACCCCAGATTTATGCAGCTTCTGCTGTTTGTATTACGTGTGCAAATGATGTGCCGAGTCTTCTCGCTTTTCCTGGGAAAAACGTCTCTTTCTCAGGATCGGGGCCCTCAGCTGTGAGGACAGACAGACTCAGTGGACTCCTCTCACAGGGGAAACGTCAGCCTCGCATTACACCGAACTACGACAGCAGGGGTAGCGTTTCGCTCCACCCGTACTGCGGCGAATGTTTCGCCGTGGGCGGCCCCGCTGGTGTCCAGAGAGCAAAACGCATGTCAGCGGTGAGAAGTTGAGCAGCTTCCTGCTTTAATGGAAGTGAAACA
The DNA window shown above is from Kryptolebias marmoratus isolate JLee-2015 linkage group LG18, ASM164957v2, whole genome shotgun sequence and carries:
- the nup37 gene encoding nucleoporin Nup37, whose translation is MQEDSAHSPSYTVPCEDYVHVVEFSPFSSGVPASLLAYGGNQYVVVGTCLFQEEDMEVEGVEFNVLRAFHHELRVDSLAWSPESRLDRVPTIRLCTAAADRKLRLLTSDLQERHEVKVMEGHTSYINHLVFEPTEGKQVASVSDDHTCRLWDLEGNETAVLRLRSPGISVCWHPEEMFKLMVAEKKGTIRFYDLVTQQAILSLDCGHCGPLMSADWCLTNTIKVGGVAGNDWLIWDITRSSYPQEKRPAHKDKARLFKWSLANENLFATTGCPGKISSQLFIHHLGHPQPVMIGSSAVGSGLSWHRTLPLCAVGSDRKLCFWMTEM
- the th2 gene encoding tyrosine hydroxylase 2; this translates as MKTFSGRKQSLIEDARRERGSTSSGSPGPSKLGDGFVFEDKDGRVTMNVLFTLSNEKNSGFFQTGKIFETFEAKLLHIESRMRKKSKSDLPDLEFFMKCEVHRSDLDVFINALRRVVGDVRSVPEEKAPWFPRQIKDLDRCNLLITKFDPDLDHDHPGYNDSEYRKRRAAISELAFRYKQGDPLPSIEYTAEEISTWRQVYQQLRSVYPTLACRQFLDGLQQLEEECGYGEDQIPQLRDVSAFLKEKTGFQLRPVAGLLSARDFLASLAFRVFQCTQYIRHPSSPMHSPEPDCCHELLGHIPMLADKEFAQFSQEIGLASLGASDEEIEKLSTLYWFTVEFGLCKQNGEVKAYGAGLLSSYGELVYALSNEPEYKPFDPEETAVQPYQDQTYQPVYFVSESFEDAKMKLRKHSANIKRPFDVRYEPFTCSVEVLDQPSKIQNALSQMREDLKTLHSALEKLGSC